From the Flavobacterium galactosidilyticum genome, one window contains:
- a CDS encoding ATP-binding protein produces the protein MDNKKSYIPIKVLISYLVLVLLFGSVGWFLYSENNNFSTNERIFAEKNNSVLKVSTILSNLYETESLARIAIHSEASTDFNAYLIKTEILKVSIDSLKALVSTQYQIKLLDSVQILLSEKTKNIQQLKAIKSKTEDEIAVSNAINDLTKMESSMRNLQMEDFVKHPAKMGEYQRNVLKKYVAYLNQNIPDDSTNTLSKRESDSIVSVSKMLLNEVKRETSNKKKLLSAEENKLIKNELSISAQVRKVFGIIEREIILNTTARYLETEKSLKKTNQIVTTAAIIGLLLTSFFLFLILNDFSKTQSYKKQLEEANLKAKKLLISREQLISTVSHDLKTPLSTILGYTELLGNSDLNNKQLHFTKNIKGSSNYISKLVQDLLDFTQIEAGKITVDKIPFLLPDVINEVANSIQSVYFQKKIELTVKIDDKLQQKIIGDPFRLRQILSNIIGNAFKFTEKGFIKIDCKINLETKTVTIRIEDSGIGIDEKSQQLVFDEFTQADEKIEKKYGGTGLGLTISKKMTAILGGELSLKSQLGRGSTFQIEIPLSFDETLSQPEKLIETVKKEYTAVIIDDDESLLQLTTEVLRQNKFVIFPFSKAADALTWIKNNPFDFIITDIQMPMMDGFSFLKELKNNSHTNYNDQPVIAVTGRNDLDLEYYKSAGFATLIQKPYTPKTILTTIKAVLNNTVIPIKFKTEKNAINKNKSYSLKALKSFIYEDESALKEVLLSFMTSTNQNLDLLDQAVTDSNHEEVKNIAHKMNPMFKQIKAFEVSTLLDQLELKNLDLTEIQNIVLDLKNKIKLLFILLEKE, from the coding sequence ATGGACAACAAAAAAAGCTACATACCGATAAAAGTGCTCATTAGCTACCTGGTTTTGGTACTTCTATTTGGAAGTGTGGGTTGGTTTTTATATTCAGAGAACAATAATTTCTCTACCAATGAGAGAATATTTGCGGAGAAAAACAATTCTGTTTTAAAAGTCAGTACCATATTATCGAATTTATATGAAACAGAAAGTTTAGCAAGAATCGCTATACATTCTGAAGCTTCTACTGACTTTAATGCTTATTTAATAAAAACAGAGATTTTAAAAGTTTCCATTGACTCCTTGAAAGCATTAGTTTCTACTCAATACCAAATCAAATTACTGGATAGTGTCCAAATTCTACTATCTGAAAAGACAAAAAACATCCAACAGTTAAAAGCTATAAAAAGCAAAACTGAAGATGAAATTGCCGTGAGTAATGCCATCAATGATTTAACTAAAATGGAATCGTCGATGAGAAATTTACAAATGGAAGATTTTGTAAAGCATCCTGCCAAAATGGGGGAATATCAGCGAAATGTACTCAAGAAATATGTCGCCTATCTTAATCAAAATATTCCAGACGACAGCACTAACACGCTTAGCAAAAGAGAATCTGACTCGATAGTTAGTGTTTCAAAAATGCTACTAAATGAGGTAAAACGAGAAACCTCAAACAAGAAAAAGTTATTAAGCGCTGAAGAAAATAAATTGATTAAAAATGAACTCTCAATTTCTGCTCAGGTACGAAAAGTATTTGGAATTATAGAACGAGAAATAATTCTAAACACAACTGCTAGGTATTTAGAAACTGAAAAATCTTTAAAAAAAACAAACCAGATTGTTACCACTGCCGCAATAATTGGATTATTACTGACCTCGTTTTTTTTATTTCTAATCTTAAACGATTTTTCAAAAACACAATCTTATAAAAAGCAGCTAGAAGAAGCTAATCTTAAGGCTAAAAAGTTATTGATCAGCAGAGAACAATTAATTTCGACAGTAAGTCATGATTTAAAAACACCGTTAAGTACTATTTTAGGCTATACTGAGTTACTGGGAAATTCAGATTTAAACAACAAGCAGCTGCATTTTACAAAGAACATCAAGGGATCTTCTAATTATATATCGAAACTTGTTCAAGACTTATTAGATTTCACACAAATTGAAGCAGGAAAAATTACGGTAGATAAAATTCCTTTCTTATTGCCTGATGTAATTAATGAAGTAGCTAACAGTATTCAATCCGTTTATTTTCAAAAAAAAATAGAACTTACTGTCAAAATTGATGATAAACTGCAACAAAAAATCATTGGCGATCCGTTTCGATTAAGACAAATACTATCCAATATCATTGGAAATGCCTTTAAATTCACAGAGAAAGGATTTATAAAAATAGATTGCAAAATAAATTTAGAGACTAAAACCGTAACTATACGAATTGAAGATTCTGGCATTGGAATAGATGAAAAAAGTCAACAATTAGTTTTTGATGAATTCACACAAGCGGATGAAAAAATAGAAAAAAAATATGGAGGAACCGGTTTAGGTCTTACAATTTCTAAAAAAATGACTGCTATCTTAGGTGGAGAATTAAGTTTAAAAAGTCAGCTAGGCAGAGGAAGTACTTTTCAAATTGAAATTCCATTATCATTTGACGAGACTTTATCTCAACCAGAAAAACTGATTGAAACAGTTAAAAAAGAATATACCGCAGTTATTATTGATGACGATGAAAGCCTGCTACAACTAACAACTGAAGTATTAAGACAAAATAAATTTGTCATTTTCCCTTTTAGCAAAGCTGCAGATGCCCTTACTTGGATAAAAAATAATCCTTTCGACTTCATTATTACTGACATTCAAATGCCTATGATGGATGGATTTTCATTTTTAAAAGAATTGAAAAATAACTCCCATACAAATTATAATGATCAACCGGTAATTGCAGTCACCGGAAGAAATGATTTAGATTTAGAATACTATAAGAGTGCAGGTTTTGCAACTCTTATTCAAAAGCCCTACACGCCAAAAACAATATTGACTACCATTAAAGCAGTTTTGAACAATACTGTGATTCCAATAAAATTTAAAACAGAAAAGAATGCTATAAACAAAAATAAATCTTATTCACTAAAGGCATTAAAATCATTTATTTACGAGGACGAAAGTGCTTTAAAAGAAGTTTTGCTGTCATTTATGACGAGTACCAACCAAAATTTAGATCTTTTAGATCAAGCAGTTACAGATTCAAATCATGAAGAAGTTAAAAATATTGCTCACAAAATGAATCCAATGTTTAAACAGATAAAAGCATTTGAGGTAAGCACTCTTTTAGATCAATTAGAACTTAAAAATCTGGATTTAACTGAAATCCAAAATATAGTTCTTGATTTGAAGAACAAAATCAAACTACTATTCATACTTCTAGAGAAAGAATGA
- a CDS encoding sigma-54-dependent transcriptional regulator produces the protein MAKILLIEDDVPFCKLLEKFLIKKSFEVVTAFSASEAKAKIKVTDFDLIITDLRLPDCDGIQLMSEIKTTHPNIPVLLMTGYSDVSTAVKAIKNGAADYISKPFNPEEVLLVITKTLSNQEFTSKENLASPKAAKRTTIKPDDKFVKGISKASLKLAEYIKLVSPTNMSVLVIGESGTGKEVIAKSIHENSSRKNAIFIAVDCGSIPKELAASEFFGHIKGSFTGAIQDKVGFFEAANGGTIFLDEIGNLSYENQIQLLRALQERKIKPVGSNKEIGVDIRIITATNEDLREAVKKGDFREDLYHRINEFSIHSPSLVERNEDLMLFSDFFLEKSNQELNKNVIGFSPEVMIIFQNYKWPGNLRELQNCIKRATLLTKGDFVEKDALPAEFFQNAEDLTVEFSLSENEKETILEALNKTNNNKTEAAKLLKINRKTLYNKLKLYDIN, from the coding sequence ATGGCAAAAATTTTATTGATTGAAGATGATGTACCTTTTTGTAAATTATTAGAAAAATTTCTAATAAAGAAATCTTTTGAGGTTGTGACTGCATTTTCAGCATCAGAAGCGAAAGCTAAAATAAAGGTTACCGATTTTGATCTTATTATTACTGATCTAAGATTGCCTGATTGTGATGGAATTCAGCTTATGTCTGAAATTAAGACGACACATCCTAATATCCCAGTATTACTAATGACTGGTTATTCTGATGTAAGTACTGCTGTAAAAGCTATAAAAAATGGCGCTGCAGATTATATCTCAAAACCATTTAATCCTGAAGAAGTACTTTTAGTTATTACAAAGACTTTATCAAATCAGGAGTTTACGTCAAAAGAAAATTTAGCATCACCAAAAGCTGCAAAGCGCACCACGATAAAACCAGATGATAAATTTGTAAAAGGGATTTCTAAAGCTTCTCTAAAACTTGCGGAATATATAAAACTTGTTAGTCCAACAAATATGTCCGTGCTCGTCATTGGCGAAAGCGGTACTGGAAAAGAAGTAATTGCAAAAAGTATTCACGAAAACAGTTCTAGAAAAAATGCTATTTTCATTGCAGTTGATTGTGGTTCAATTCCAAAAGAACTTGCCGCGAGTGAGTTTTTTGGACACATAAAAGGTTCTTTTACGGGTGCCATACAAGATAAAGTTGGTTTTTTTGAAGCTGCAAATGGTGGAACTATATTCTTAGATGAAATAGGGAATCTCTCGTATGAAAATCAAATACAATTGCTAAGAGCGTTACAAGAACGAAAAATAAAACCTGTAGGCAGTAATAAAGAAATTGGTGTAGATATTAGAATTATTACAGCGACAAATGAAGACTTGCGAGAAGCTGTGAAAAAGGGAGATTTCCGTGAAGATTTGTATCACAGAATAAATGAATTTTCAATACACTCTCCTTCGTTAGTCGAAAGAAATGAAGATTTGATGCTTTTTTCAGATTTTTTTCTGGAGAAATCAAATCAGGAATTAAATAAAAATGTGATTGGATTTTCTCCTGAAGTGATGATCATTTTTCAAAATTACAAATGGCCTGGAAATCTTAGAGAGCTTCAAAACTGTATCAAACGAGCAACATTGTTGACAAAAGGGGATTTTGTCGAGAAAGATGCACTTCCGGCAGAGTTTTTTCAAAATGCGGAAGATTTAACTGTTGAATTCTCCTTGTCAGAAAATGAAAAAGAAACCATTTTAGAGGCTTTGAATAAAACTAATAATAATAAAACGGAGGCAGCTAAACTATTAAAAATAAACAGAAAAACCTTGTATAATAAGTTGAAACTATACGATATAAATTAA
- a CDS encoding S9 family peptidase, giving the protein MKKLLLMPLLMMSLSAMAQNVMTPELLWKLGRITPLGLSNDGKNIVYQVNYPSVAENKSENKLYTIPINGGKPTEVKDTKTLLKDKNISPDGKYIVYNEEVKIDKVLGKDFYPDLQKSDVQIYDALDYRHWDTWNEGKFNHVFYKENKEGAVGIDLLKGENFNSPQKPFGGDEDYIWSPDSKSILYVSKKKAGTQYATSTNTDIYEYNLETGKTINRTEGNLGYDMGPQFSPTGNLTWLQMKSDGYEADKNDLIVSFKGMKMNLTANWDGTVDSFMWSKDGSKIYFVAPIDGTKQLFEVNFPGVTRIAITVRQITNGDFDVNSIVGFSGDNVIVTRTDMNHAAEIFSYNLKKKNWNQLTNVNTSTYNSLALSKTERRYVTTTDGKKMLVWVILPPNFDATKKYPTLLYCQGGPQSPLTQSYSFRWNFQLMAANGYVVVAPNRRGMQGHGVEWNEQISKDWGGQVMPDYLSAIDDVAKEKYVDADRLGCVGASYGGYSAFYLAGIHNNRFKTFIAHDGVFNTQSMFGTTEEVFFNNWDFGGAYWEKDNVAAQKAYNEFNPINHVDKWNTPILIIQGGKDFRVAIGQSQEAFQAAQLRGIKSRFLYFPEENHWVLKPQNAQVWQKEFYKWLKETL; this is encoded by the coding sequence ATGAAAAAATTACTGTTAATGCCATTATTAATGATGAGTTTAAGCGCCATGGCACAAAATGTGATGACACCCGAATTGCTTTGGAAATTAGGAAGGATAACTCCTTTAGGTCTTTCTAACGATGGAAAAAATATCGTTTATCAAGTAAATTACCCCTCTGTAGCTGAAAATAAATCAGAAAACAAACTGTATACTATACCTATTAATGGTGGTAAACCAACTGAAGTAAAGGATACAAAAACGTTACTGAAAGACAAAAATATTTCTCCTGATGGAAAATATATTGTTTACAACGAAGAAGTAAAAATAGACAAGGTTCTTGGAAAAGATTTTTATCCTGACTTACAAAAATCAGATGTTCAAATCTACGATGCACTAGATTATCGTCATTGGGACACTTGGAATGAAGGTAAATTTAATCACGTTTTTTATAAAGAAAACAAAGAAGGTGCTGTAGGAATTGATCTTCTTAAAGGAGAAAACTTCAATAGTCCGCAAAAACCTTTTGGCGGAGATGAAGATTATATTTGGTCGCCAGACAGTAAAAGTATTCTTTATGTATCTAAGAAAAAAGCAGGAACACAATACGCGACTTCTACCAATACAGACATTTACGAGTACAATCTAGAAACTGGAAAAACGATAAACAGAACCGAAGGAAATCTTGGTTATGATATGGGACCACAATTTTCTCCTACAGGAAATTTGACTTGGTTACAAATGAAGAGCGATGGTTACGAAGCGGACAAAAACGATCTAATTGTAAGTTTCAAAGGCATGAAAATGAATTTGACTGCTAATTGGGACGGAACAGTAGATAGTTTTATGTGGAGTAAAGATGGAAGCAAAATCTATTTTGTAGCACCAATCGATGGAACAAAACAATTATTTGAAGTTAATTTCCCTGGAGTAACTAGAATTGCCATTACTGTTCGCCAAATTACAAATGGTGATTTTGATGTAAATTCAATCGTAGGTTTTTCTGGAGATAACGTGATTGTAACTAGAACGGATATGAATCATGCTGCCGAAATTTTCTCTTATAATTTGAAGAAAAAAAATTGGAACCAATTAACTAATGTAAATACAAGCACTTATAATTCTTTGGCGTTAAGCAAAACCGAAAGAAGATATGTGACTACAACTGATGGTAAAAAAATGTTAGTTTGGGTTATTCTTCCACCTAATTTTGATGCTACTAAAAAATACCCAACCTTATTATATTGTCAAGGTGGACCACAATCACCATTAACACAAAGCTATTCTTTCCGTTGGAATTTTCAGTTGATGGCCGCTAACGGTTATGTAGTTGTAGCGCCAAATCGTCGTGGAATGCAAGGTCATGGTGTAGAATGGAATGAGCAAATTAGTAAAGATTGGGGTGGACAAGTAATGCCAGATTATCTATCAGCTATTGACGATGTTGCCAAAGAGAAATACGTTGATGCAGATCGTTTGGGATGTGTTGGTGCCAGTTATGGAGGTTATTCTGCATTTTATTTAGCAGGAATTCACAACAATCGTTTCAAAACATTCATTGCTCATGATGGCGTTTTCAATACTCAAAGCATGTTCGGAACTACTGAAGAGGTATTCTTTAACAATTGGGATTTTGGTGGAGCCTATTGGGAAAAAGATAATGTTGCTGCTCAAAAAGCATACAATGAATTCAACCCTATTAATCACGTTGATAAATGGAATACCCCTATTTTAATTATTCAAGGTGGAAAAGATTTCCGCGTAGCAATAGGACAATCGCAAGAAGCTTTTCAGGCAGCTCAATTACGTGGAATAAAAAGTAGATTCCTGTATTTCCCAGAGGAAAATCACTGGGTTTTGAAACCGCAAAATGCACAAGTTTGGCAAAAAGAGTTTTACAAATGGTTAAAAGAAACTTTGTAA